The Ktedonobacteraceae bacterium genome includes a window with the following:
- a CDS encoding IS66 family transposase zinc-finger binding domain-containing protein yields the protein MVQTPDQVISHAVETCPACQHDLRDIPAWQVERRQVVELPAKRLVVIEHQAERKCCPACQEVILAPFPEQVSAPVQYGYCCSF from the coding sequence ATGGTCCAGACACCTGATCAGGTGATTAGCCATGCAGTCGAGACCTGTCCGGCGTGTCAGCACGACCTGCGAGACATCCCAGCTTGGCAGGTGGAACGTCGGCAGGTGGTGGAGTTGCCTGCCAAACGCCTCGTGGTAATCGAGCATCAAGCCGAGCGCAAGTGCTGTCCCGCTTGCCAGGAAGTGATCCTGGCCCCGTTCCCCGAGCAGGTCAGTGCGCCCGTGCAATATGGATATTGTTGCTCTTTCTGA